The following proteins are co-located in the Bradyrhizobium sp. AZCC 2176 genome:
- a CDS encoding DUF2171 domain-containing protein, whose protein sequence is MAVSAQIKEHMDVISSDKKTVGKVDHMEGTDKIKLTKQSSPDGEHHHFIPVSWVDHVDQHVHLNKSGADVTSHWQHGRQ, encoded by the coding sequence ATGGCTGTTAGCGCACAGATCAAGGAACACATGGACGTCATCTCGTCGGACAAGAAGACGGTCGGAAAGGTCGACCATATGGAAGGAACCGACAAGATCAAGCTGACCAAGCAGAGTTCGCCCGACGGGGAGCACCATCACTTCATTCCGGTGTCCTGGGTCGACCACGTCGATCAGCATGTCCACCTCAACAAGTCCGGTGCCGATGTAACCTCGCATTGGCAGCATGGCCGGCAGTAG
- a CDS encoding cupin domain-containing protein: MKVAKQVARRPWRSLMTLLALTTMTGIGAAAELNPAAVIYKLPDQIPWGPVNAAGAQSAVVVGDPAKPGFYMVYNKWTKGNHFSRPHFHPNDRYIVVLQGTWWVGSGPKFDPANTTPMPAGSFVTHFGKQVHWDGAKDEDAVLLIMGEGPATSTAAEEK; the protein is encoded by the coding sequence ATGAAGGTGGCAAAGCAGGTTGCAAGACGGCCCTGGCGATCCCTCATGACGCTGCTCGCGCTCACGACGATGACGGGGATCGGCGCTGCTGCGGAACTCAATCCGGCCGCGGTCATCTACAAACTGCCCGACCAGATTCCCTGGGGCCCTGTCAATGCAGCCGGCGCGCAAAGCGCTGTTGTCGTCGGCGATCCGGCCAAGCCTGGCTTCTACATGGTCTACAACAAGTGGACCAAAGGCAATCATTTCAGCCGACCGCACTTCCATCCCAACGACCGCTACATCGTCGTATTGCAGGGCACGTGGTGGGTTGGCTCGGGACCGAAATTCGATCCGGCCAACACGACGCCGATGCCGGCCGGCAGTTTCGTCACGCATTTCGGCAAGCAGGTGCATTGGGACGGTGCCAAGGATGAAGACGCCGTTCTCCTGATCATGGGCGAAGGTCCGGCGACCTCGACTGCAGCAGAGGAGAAATAG